In Acidiferrobacteraceae bacterium, a genomic segment contains:
- a CDS encoding FtsX-like permease family protein — MGMMLRLAWRNIWRHPRRTSLTLAAIVFSDALLVWMIGLQLGQYDVMIEYALRGFTGNVQVQAEGYKENPQIYRTIPDVAGLAARIRTDTGNQDIAARGMGFALVSSKTRTYGAQIIGVQPKFEAKVSTIPGLVKQGHYLSGDHTQEAVVGSVMARNLNIKLGDELTILGSGKDGSFAATVLPVVGIFTSGNVDMDRYFVEIPLKTFQDVFSMGSDGHVIAAAGVPAGQTPRLQAEIRRIIGGDKLVVLDWEQLIPGLKQAIQADFSTAWIMYAVLVALVAFSVLNTFLMSVLERTREFGIMLALGLTPARVGRLVLLESTVMAVTGFLLGALAGILITLYFHIYGFSYPGLEEIAAELNMPSVIYPLINLTSVTLGPAIILVATILAALYPAARLRRLRPVEAMETV; from the coding sequence ATGGGGATGATGCTTCGTCTGGCCTGGCGCAATATCTGGCGTCATCCACGCCGTACCAGCCTGACCCTCGCCGCAATCGTCTTTTCCGATGCCCTGCTGGTATGGATGATCGGCCTGCAACTCGGCCAGTACGACGTGATGATCGAGTACGCCCTGCGCGGCTTCACCGGCAACGTGCAGGTACAGGCAGAAGGCTACAAGGAGAACCCGCAGATCTATCGCACCATTCCCGATGTGGCCGGTCTGGCCGCGCGCATCCGCACGGACACAGGGAACCAGGACATTGCCGCCCGGGGCATGGGTTTCGCCCTGGTGTCCTCGAAGACCCGCACCTACGGCGCGCAGATCATCGGCGTGCAGCCGAAGTTCGAAGCCAAGGTCTCGACCATCCCCGGCCTGGTGAAACAGGGCCACTACCTGTCCGGAGACCATACCCAGGAAGCCGTCGTGGGCAGCGTCATGGCGCGCAATCTGAACATCAAGCTCGGCGATGAACTGACGATTCTGGGCAGCGGCAAGGATGGTTCCTTCGCCGCCACCGTATTGCCCGTGGTCGGGATCTTCACCAGCGGCAACGTCGACATGGACCGTTACTTCGTGGAGATCCCGCTAAAGACCTTTCAGGACGTGTTCAGCATGGGCAGCGACGGCCACGTCATTGCCGCGGCCGGGGTGCCCGCGGGTCAGACCCCGCGCCTGCAGGCGGAGATCCGCCGCATCATCGGGGGCGACAAGCTCGTGGTGCTGGACTGGGAACAACTGATCCCTGGGTTGAAGCAGGCGATCCAGGCCGACTTCTCCACGGCGTGGATCATGTACGCGGTGCTGGTGGCGCTGGTGGCCTTCAGCGTGCTCAATACCTTTCTCATGTCCGTGCTGGAACGCACACGGGAGTTCGGCATCATGCTCGCCCTCGGGCTTACGCCCGCGCGCGTGGGGCGGCTGGTGCTGCTTGAGTCCACGGTCATGGCCGTCACCGGCTTCCTCCTTGGGGCCCTGGCCGGAATCCTGATCACGCTGTACTTCCATATATATGGTTTCAGCTATCCCGGCCTGGAAGAGATCGCCGCCGAGCTCAACATGCCTTCCGTGATCTATCCGCTCATCAACCTCACCTCGGTCACGCTGGGTCCGGCCATCATCCTGGTCGCCACCATCCTCGCCGCACTGTACCCCGCGGCTCGCCTGCGGCGCCTGCGGCCAGTGGAAGCCATGGAGACGGTCTGA
- a CDS encoding ABC transporter permease has translation MQTPLHMLTTVAWRNMWRNHRRTLIMLAAVSVGVWAMIWMTALMRGMVDQMIRSSIQNLTGHIQIHAPAYRDDPSIVNSMQALPPALTDALKDKRIRGWASRVRVPAVIQSERDSLGVTLVGIDPLQEKNLSFIDNAVTEGRMLTGVDDDGIVIGNRLAELLETRLGHRVVIISQDPKNNIVDRGFRIVGIFSTEFEATEKAYVFTGRKTAQDFLHMDGESSEISLIGADYRGLEPLVKKLRKAAPKLDIVSWDKLDPYLGSMLKVMDAFVLIWFIVIFLAMSFGLVNTLLMAVFERTREIGLVQALGMRPRHIIVQTLIESLFMLGIGLVVGNLLALLTLWPIRDGWDISILGTEGLEMFQISRILYPILELRDVVMSNAVVIVLGLLASLYPAWRASRFTPVQAIVRN, from the coding sequence ATGCAGACACCGTTGCACATGCTGACCACGGTCGCCTGGCGCAATATGTGGCGCAATCACCGGCGCACGCTCATCATGCTTGCTGCCGTATCCGTGGGCGTGTGGGCCATGATCTGGATGACCGCACTCATGCGCGGCATGGTGGACCAGATGATCCGCAGTTCCATCCAGAACCTGACCGGACACATCCAGATTCACGCGCCGGCCTATCGCGACGATCCTTCCATCGTCAATTCCATGCAGGCACTGCCTCCGGCCCTGACCGATGCCCTGAAGGACAAACGCATCCGGGGCTGGGCCTCGCGCGTGCGCGTGCCGGCGGTGATCCAGAGCGAGCGCGATTCCCTCGGGGTCACCCTGGTGGGCATTGATCCACTCCAGGAAAAGAACCTGTCCTTTATCGACAATGCCGTCACCGAGGGCCGCATGCTGACCGGCGTCGATGACGATGGCATCGTCATCGGCAACCGACTGGCGGAGCTTCTGGAGACGCGGCTCGGTCACCGCGTCGTGATCATCAGCCAGGATCCGAAGAACAATATCGTCGACCGCGGCTTTCGCATCGTCGGTATTTTCTCAACCGAGTTTGAGGCGACGGAAAAGGCCTACGTCTTCACCGGCCGCAAGACCGCGCAGGACTTCCTGCACATGGACGGCGAATCATCGGAGATATCCCTGATCGGCGCCGACTACCGCGGGCTGGAACCGCTGGTGAAGAAACTGCGCAAGGCGGCCCCGAAACTGGACATCGTGTCCTGGGACAAGCTCGATCCCTACCTCGGCAGCATGCTCAAGGTCATGGATGCCTTCGTCCTGATCTGGTTCATCGTGATCTTTCTCGCCATGTCCTTTGGGCTGGTCAACACGCTGCTCATGGCCGTGTTCGAGCGCACGCGAGAGATCGGACTGGTACAGGCCCTGGGGATGCGCCCGCGTCATATCATCGTGCAGACACTGATCGAATCGCTGTTCATGCTGGGAATCGGCCTGGTCGTGGGCAATCTGCTCGCCCTGCTGACCCTGTGGCCCATCCGCGATGGATGGGATATTTCCATTCTCGGCACCGAGGGACTGGAGATGTTCCAGATCAGCAGGATACTCTACCCCATACTGGAATTGCGCGATGTCGTCATGTCCAATGCCGTCGTCATCGTACTGGGTCTGCTCGCCAGCCTGTATCCCGCCTGGCGTGCGTCCCGTTTCACCCCCGTACAAGCCATCGTCAGGAACTGA
- a CDS encoding ABC transporter ATP-binding protein produces the protein MSTVQIKNLYKTFGEGTLAVHALSGIDLDIDKAEFVCLSGPSGSGKTTLLNMIGGLDRPTSGEITVAGKRVDQMDKGELAEMRLRQIGFVFQAYNLIPVLTARENVEFVMQLQGVSPDDRKQRAMDILKEVELQGLEDRRPAEMSGGQQQRVAVARAIVSEPELVLADEPTANLDSHTAERLLNLIRHLNEVHGTTFVVSTHDKLVMGYARRLIKMHDGKIIDDVVQR, from the coding sequence ATGTCTACCGTACAAATAAAAAATCTCTACAAGACCTTTGGCGAGGGAACCCTCGCCGTGCACGCGCTCTCCGGGATCGACCTCGATATCGACAAGGCCGAGTTCGTCTGTCTCTCGGGGCCCTCGGGCTCGGGCAAGACCACGCTGCTGAACATGATTGGTGGGCTGGACCGACCCACGAGCGGCGAGATCACCGTCGCCGGCAAGCGCGTCGACCAGATGGACAAGGGCGAACTGGCGGAGATGCGCTTGCGACAGATTGGCTTCGTGTTTCAGGCCTACAACCTCATCCCGGTACTCACGGCACGTGAAAACGTGGAGTTCGTCATGCAGTTGCAGGGCGTATCGCCGGATGACCGCAAGCAACGGGCAATGGACATCCTCAAGGAAGTGGAACTGCAGGGACTGGAAGACCGACGCCCGGCGGAGATGTCCGGCGGCCAGCAACAACGCGTGGCCGTGGCCCGCGCCATCGTATCTGAACCGGAACTGGTGCTGGCGGACGAGCCGACGGCCAACCTGGACTCGCACACGGCCGAGCGACTGTTGAACCTGATCCGTCACCTGAACGAGGTCCACGGCACCACCTTCGTGGTGTCGACCCATGACAAGCTGGTCATGGGTTATGCCCGCCGCCTGATCAAGATGCACGATGGCAAGATCATCGACGATGTCGTGCAGAGATAG
- the cysZ gene encoding sulfate transporter CysZ gives MKRMGACTPVCVAHATIAVSVAQPGTRIRVWVPLLINVAVFGAMIWFGANQFSHLVHWLLPEGNQWWAEIAAVVVWIFFGSVILVLIFFTFTMVANLIGAPFNDFLAEKVERRLSFDTQSPGPRSSYLLTDFFPSIFGEIRHLLYYLMIAVPLFALSIVPGLVVITAPLSFLFSAWLLSVEYISYPMGNHNRYFPDVRRWLRSHRSLGFGFGLATTIATMVPVVNFFVMPAAVAGATALWVERGEADPRTESHD, from the coding sequence ATGAAGCGAATGGGGGCGTGTACGCCGGTTTGCGTGGCCCACGCTACCATAGCTGTGTCCGTCGCCCAACCGGGTACGCGCATCCGTGTATGGGTCCCGCTGCTGATCAATGTCGCTGTGTTTGGCGCCATGATCTGGTTCGGCGCAAACCAGTTTTCCCATCTGGTGCACTGGTTGCTACCGGAAGGGAACCAATGGTGGGCGGAGATCGCGGCGGTTGTGGTGTGGATCTTTTTCGGTAGCGTGATCCTGGTGCTGATCTTCTTCACCTTCACCATGGTGGCCAATCTCATCGGTGCCCCGTTCAACGATTTCCTCGCGGAAAAGGTGGAGCGGCGATTGTCCTTCGATACCCAGTCACCCGGCCCACGGTCGAGTTACCTGTTGACGGATTTCTTTCCATCCATCTTCGGCGAGATTCGGCACTTACTATATTATCTGATGATCGCGGTCCCGCTGTTCGCCCTCAGTATCGTCCCCGGCCTGGTGGTGATCACGGCGCCGCTGTCGTTCCTGTTCAGCGCCTGGCTGTTGTCGGTGGAGTATATTTCCTATCCCATGGGCAATCACAACCGCTACTTCCCCGATGTGCGCCGCTGGTTGCGGTCGCATCGCAGTCTGGGCTTCGGCTTCGGTCTGGCGACGACGATCGCGACCATGGTTCCGGTGGTGAACTTCTTTGTCATGCCGGCCGCCGTTGCCGGCGCCACGGCCCTGTGGGTGGAGCGTGGCGAGGCAGACCCGCGTACGGAATCCCATGACTGA
- a CDS encoding outer membrane lipoprotein-sorting protein, whose protein sequence is MLRAKTFPILFLLATCCALPARGATPDATAPDATALVKATIDHWRGTSSESTMTMIIHRPDWERSMTMQAWTEGEKSSLVRVLAPQKDAGNGTLLLDKTMWTFSPKINRVIKIPSSMMSQSWMGSDFSNKDIARSTDIIDQYNHRILDRETHEGHTVWVIESVPKEGAPVVWGKEVLKVRDDYVLMEHAFYDQDGKLVKRMTTLKVGVMGGRPVALQERMQKIDKPQEWTEVQVKSAKFDIRIPPGTFTLSNLRNPRF, encoded by the coding sequence GTGCTAAGAGCAAAAACGTTTCCGATCCTGTTCCTGCTGGCCACCTGCTGCGCCCTGCCCGCCCGCGGTGCAACCCCCGATGCCACCGCGCCTGATGCGACTGCCCTGGTCAAGGCCACCATCGATCACTGGCGCGGCACGTCCTCCGAATCCACCATGACCATGATCATTCACCGGCCCGACTGGGAACGGTCCATGACCATGCAGGCGTGGACCGAAGGCGAAAAGTCCTCCCTCGTGCGTGTGTTGGCACCTCAGAAGGATGCGGGCAACGGCACCCTGTTACTGGACAAGACGATGTGGACCTTCTCGCCCAAGATCAATCGCGTGATCAAGATTCCCTCCAGCATGATGAGCCAGAGCTGGATGGGTTCGGATTTTTCCAACAAGGACATCGCCCGTTCCACCGATATCATCGACCAGTACAACCATCGCATCCTGGACCGCGAGACCCACGAGGGTCATACGGTCTGGGTCATCGAATCGGTTCCGAAGGAAGGTGCACCGGTCGTGTGGGGCAAGGAGGTGCTGAAGGTGCGCGACGACTATGTGTTGATGGAACATGCGTTCTACGATCAGGACGGCAAGCTGGTGAAACGCATGACCACCCTGAAGGTTGGCGTGATGGGCGGACGGCCGGTGGCACTGCAGGAACGTATGCAGAAGATCGACAAGCCCCAGGAATGGACCGAGGTGCAGGTGAAATCGGCGAAGTTCGACATCCGCATCCCGCCCGGGACCTTCACCCTGTCGAATCTCAGAAACCCGCGGTTCTAG